The uncultured Bacteroides sp. genome has a segment encoding these proteins:
- a CDS encoding sugar-binding domain-containing protein — protein MKRIISSIILSLLFAHVIYAQNSIDLSGKWNFQIDRQDAGVVEQWFKNRLKEEINLPGSMPEKLRGDDVSVRTKWTGSLYDSSYYYNPFMEKYRIEGNIKLPFFLTPDKHYVGVAWYQKDVIIPSSWKGKRIVLSLERPHIETTVWVNDKKVGMQNSLCVPHVYDLTSYLRAGKCKISIRIDNRLKEINVGPDSHSVTDQTQGNWNGIVGKMTLTAGSTIHFDDIQVYPDVANKKALVKIQLISDKLKNVSAKVILSAQSFNSERAHTPLPVSKNIVIKNDTLSLEMELPMGDGMLTWDEFDPALYKLKAKIVYGDKSDEKEVQFGMRNFTIKGKYFYVNGNKTVLRGTVENCDFPLTGYAPMQLEDWERVFHICKNYGLNHMRFHSFCPPAAAFEAADLVGFYLQPEGPSWPNHGPKLGMGQPIDKYLMDETIRMAKEYGNYPSFCMLACGNEPSGRWVAWVSKFVDYWKAKDSRRVYTGASVGGSWQWQPKSQYHVKAGARGLDWVNSKPESMSDYRAKIDSVKQPYVSHETGQWCVFPDFDEIKKYTGVNKAKNFEIFKDLLEAGSMGDMGHDFMMASGKLQALCYKNEIEKTLRTPDYAGFQLLSLNDYSGQGTALVGPLNVFWEEKGYINAPEFRRFCSPAVPLARLQKFVFKNNETFQADIEIANFGKSELKNAKSTYKITDEFGKVFSKGIVSTKDIPVGNCFNLGSVKFALSSIEKAQKLNLEIAVEGTEAVNDWNFWVYPATVNMNKGSVYVTDSVDEKATEILKNGGNVLLTAAGKVTYGKEVVQYFTPVFWNTSWFKMRPPHTTGIFVNNYHPLFKNFPTDYYSNLQWWELLNKAQVIQFTDFPADFQPLVQSIDTWFVSRKIGMLFEAKVLNGKLMMTSMDIKSDPDNRIVARQMYKAILDYMNSDNFRPQTVIPLQTIKDLFTKKAKKVDMFTKDSPDELKPVKGDKGI, from the coding sequence ATGAAAAGAATTATTTCATCAATCATTTTATCATTATTATTCGCCCATGTAATATATGCTCAGAATAGCATCGATCTTTCTGGAAAATGGAACTTCCAGATAGATAGACAAGATGCCGGAGTAGTTGAACAATGGTTCAAGAATCGTTTAAAAGAAGAAATTAATCTTCCGGGATCAATGCCTGAAAAATTGAGAGGTGATGATGTTAGTGTCCGCACCAAATGGACTGGTAGTCTTTATGACAGTTCTTATTACTATAATCCTTTCATGGAAAAATACAGAATAGAAGGAAATATTAAATTACCCTTCTTCCTCACTCCCGATAAACATTATGTGGGTGTAGCCTGGTATCAAAAGGATGTTATCATACCTTCATCCTGGAAAGGGAAACGTATAGTTCTTTCACTGGAACGTCCTCATATAGAAACCACTGTTTGGGTTAATGACAAGAAAGTAGGAATGCAAAACAGTCTTTGTGTTCCTCATGTGTACGATCTTACCAGTTATCTTCGTGCAGGCAAATGTAAGATTTCTATCCGCATAGATAATCGTTTGAAAGAGATTAATGTAGGCCCCGATTCACATAGTGTAACAGACCAGACACAGGGTAACTGGAATGGAATTGTAGGAAAGATGACTCTTACTGCAGGCTCCACTATTCACTTTGACGACATACAAGTTTATCCTGACGTAGCAAACAAAAAAGCACTTGTTAAGATACAGTTAATATCAGATAAGCTTAAGAATGTATCTGCAAAGGTAATACTATCTGCTCAAAGCTTCAATTCGGAAAGGGCTCATACTCCCCTACCGGTTTCAAAGAATATTGTGATTAAGAATGACACACTCTCTCTTGAAATGGAACTTCCTATGGGAGATGGAATGTTGACCTGGGATGAATTTGACCCTGCATTATACAAATTAAAAGCTAAGATTGTATACGGAGATAAGAGTGATGAGAAAGAAGTTCAGTTTGGTATGCGTAACTTTACTATAAAGGGTAAATACTTTTATGTGAACGGAAATAAGACCGTACTTCGTGGAACTGTTGAGAACTGTGACTTCCCTTTAACCGGGTATGCTCCTATGCAGCTTGAAGACTGGGAAAGAGTGTTCCATATTTGCAAGAACTATGGATTAAATCACATGCGTTTCCATTCTTTCTGTCCACCGGCAGCTGCATTTGAGGCAGCAGATTTAGTTGGTTTTTACCTTCAACCTGAAGGACCAAGCTGGCCAAATCACGGACCAAAGCTTGGAATGGGACAACCTATTGATAAATATTTGATGGACGAAACCATCCGTATGGCTAAAGAATATGGCAACTATCCATCTTTCTGTATGCTTGCCTGCGGTAATGAACCATCCGGACGCTGGGTTGCATGGGTTAGTAAATTTGTAGATTACTGGAAAGCAAAAGATTCTCGCAGAGTATACACCGGCGCTTCCGTGGGAGGTAGCTGGCAATGGCAACCAAAAAGCCAGTATCATGTAAAAGCTGGAGCACGCGGACTGGATTGGGTCAATTCAAAACCTGAATCAATGTCCGACTATCGTGCAAAAATTGACTCAGTGAAGCAACCTTATGTTTCTCACGAAACGGGACAATGGTGTGTTTTCCCTGATTTTGATGAAATAAAGAAGTATACTGGTGTTAATAAAGCCAAGAACTTTGAGATATTCAAAGATTTGCTTGAAGCTGGTAGCATGGGAGATATGGGACACGACTTTATGATGGCTTCGGGAAAGCTTCAGGCTTTGTGTTACAAGAATGAAATTGAAAAAACATTGCGCACACCAGATTATGCAGGATTCCAGTTATTAAGTCTGAATGATTATTCTGGTCAGGGAACAGCCTTAGTAGGTCCGCTGAATGTATTCTGGGAAGAAAAGGGATACATCAATGCACCTGAATTCCGCCGTTTTTGCAGTCCAGCAGTTCCTCTGGCAAGATTACAGAAATTTGTTTTTAAGAATAATGAAACCTTTCAGGCAGATATTGAAATTGCCAATTTTGGTAAGAGTGAATTAAAAAATGCAAAGTCTACTTATAAGATAACAGATGAATTTGGTAAAGTATTCTCTAAAGGCATCGTTAGCACTAAAGATATTCCAGTAGGCAACTGCTTTAATCTGGGTTCTGTGAAATTTGCACTCAGCTCAATAGAGAAAGCTCAGAAGTTAAATCTGGAAATCGCAGTTGAAGGTACAGAAGCTGTGAACGATTGGAACTTCTGGGTATATCCTGCAACCGTGAATATGAATAAGGGATCTGTTTACGTTACTGATTCAGTAGACGAAAAAGCTACAGAGATATTAAAGAATGGTGGAAATGTGCTGCTTACTGCTGCCGGAAAAGTTACTTATGGAAAAGAGGTTGTACAGTATTTCACACCTGTATTCTGGAATACTTCATGGTTTAAAATGCGTCCTCCACACACAACTGGAATCTTTGTGAACAATTACCACCCTCTTTTCAAAAACTTCCCTACGGATTATTACAGCAACCTGCAATGGTGGGAACTGCTAAACAAAGCTCAGGTTATACAGTTTACTGATTTCCCTGCCGATTTTCAACCATTGGTGCAAAGCATTGACACCTGGTTTGTAAGCCGTAAAATAGGAATGCTCTTTGAAGCGAAAGTATTAAATGGCAAATTGATGATGACAAGCATGGATATAAAATCGGATCCAGATAACAGAATTGTTGCACGTCAGATGTATAAAGCTATTTTAGATTATATGAATTCCGACAATTTCCGTCCTCAAACGGTTATTCCACTCCAGACTATAAAGGATTTGTTTACTAAAAAAGCAAAGAAGGTTGACATGTTTACAAAAGATTCACCGGACGAATTAAAGCCAGTGAAGGGAGATAAAGGTATTTAA
- a CDS encoding beta-galactosidase, translating to MKRFILLTLCICAGVLTAFSQNRKSWFSDKDLIQTGVYYYPEHWNENQWERDFKQMHDLGFEFTHFAEFAWAQLEPQEGKYDFAWLDRAVALAAKYKLKVVMCTSTATPPVWLSRKYPEILIKQEDGTVLDHGARQHASFASPLYRELSFKMIEKLAQHYGNDSRIIGWQLDNEPAVQFDYNPKAELAFRDFLKKKYNNDIKALNDAWGTAFWSEQYSSFDEITLPKMRQMFMNHHQILDYRRFAAEQTTSFLNDQCLLIKKYAKNQWVTTNYIPSYEDGHIGGSKDLDFLSYTRYMVYGGNDGIGRRGYRVGDPLRIAFANDFFRPIKGTYGVMELQPGQVNWGSINPQPLPGAVRLWLWSVFAGGSDFACTYRYRQPLYGTEQYHYGIVGSDGVTVTPGGKEYQQFMQEIKQLRKDYSPREDKPKDYLARKTAILFNHENSWSIERQKQNETWNTMAHVDKYYRQLKAFGAPVDFITEDKDFSAYPVLIAPAYQLVDDALINRWTEYVKNGGNLILTCRTGHKDRNGRLFEAPFRSKIDNLTGNKVDFYDLLLPNDSGKVTMGNKKYNWNTWGEMLIPGKDTDVWASYTDEFYEGKPAVTMHRLGKGTVTYVGVDSNDGTLEKDVLTKLYTTLNIPVMDLPYGITMEYRNGLGIVLNYSDKPYEFQLPKGSKVIIGETNIPTAGVLVFK from the coding sequence ATGAAAAGATTTATTTTACTTACACTCTGTATTTGTGCAGGTGTTCTTACTGCATTCTCGCAGAATAGAAAGTCCTGGTTTTCTGACAAAGACTTGATTCAGACAGGAGTTTATTATTATCCTGAACATTGGAATGAAAATCAATGGGAGAGAGATTTTAAACAAATGCACGATCTGGGCTTTGAATTTACCCACTTTGCCGAGTTTGCCTGGGCACAACTGGAACCTCAGGAAGGTAAATATGATTTTGCCTGGCTGGACAGAGCAGTAGCTTTGGCAGCCAAGTATAAATTGAAAGTAGTAATGTGTACTTCAACGGCTACTCCTCCGGTATGGCTGAGTAGAAAATACCCTGAGATTCTTATAAAGCAAGAAGATGGAACAGTATTGGATCATGGTGCACGTCAGCATGCATCTTTTGCATCTCCGCTTTACAGAGAGCTTTCTTTTAAGATGATTGAAAAGCTGGCTCAACATTACGGAAATGATTCACGTATTATTGGCTGGCAGCTAGATAATGAACCAGCTGTTCAGTTTGATTATAACCCCAAAGCAGAACTTGCATTCAGGGATTTTCTGAAGAAGAAATATAATAATGATATAAAGGCACTGAACGATGCCTGGGGAACAGCTTTCTGGAGTGAACAGTATAGCTCATTTGATGAAATTACTCTTCCCAAGATGCGTCAGATGTTTATGAATCATCATCAGATACTCGACTATCGCCGTTTTGCTGCCGAGCAAACAACCTCTTTCCTGAACGATCAGTGTCTGTTGATAAAGAAATATGCAAAGAATCAATGGGTTACCACCAACTATATACCCAGCTATGAAGACGGACATATTGGCGGAAGCAAAGACCTTGATTTCCTTTCTTATACCCGATACATGGTTTATGGTGGAAATGATGGCATCGGTAGAAGGGGATATCGCGTAGGTGATCCTTTACGAATAGCTTTTGCCAATGATTTCTTCCGCCCGATAAAAGGAACATATGGTGTGATGGAACTTCAACCCGGGCAGGTAAACTGGGGAAGCATTAACCCTCAGCCACTTCCGGGAGCAGTAAGATTGTGGTTGTGGAGTGTGTTTGCCGGAGGAAGTGACTTTGCTTGCACCTATCGTTACCGCCAGCCGCTTTATGGCACAGAGCAATATCATTACGGAATTGTAGGTTCCGATGGAGTTACAGTTACTCCGGGTGGAAAAGAGTATCAGCAGTTTATGCAGGAAATTAAACAATTGCGCAAAGATTATTCTCCCCGTGAAGATAAACCGAAAGATTACCTGGCTCGCAAGACCGCAATCCTCTTTAATCATGAAAACTCATGGAGTATTGAACGTCAGAAACAAAATGAGACATGGAATACAATGGCTCATGTGGATAAATACTATCGTCAGTTAAAAGCATTTGGTGCACCAGTCGATTTCATAACAGAAGATAAAGACTTTAGCGCATATCCCGTTTTAATTGCACCTGCTTATCAGTTGGTAGACGATGCTTTGATTAATCGTTGGACTGAATACGTGAAGAATGGCGGTAATTTGATTCTTACCTGTCGTACAGGCCATAAAGATCGTAACGGAAGATTGTTTGAAGCTCCATTCCGTTCTAAAATTGATAACCTGACAGGTAATAAAGTAGACTTCTACGATCTTCTTTTACCTAATGATTCGGGAAAGGTGACAATGGGCAATAAGAAATACAACTGGAATACTTGGGGTGAAATGCTTATTCCCGGAAAGGATACAGATGTATGGGCCTCATATACTGATGAATTCTATGAAGGTAAACCTGCTGTAACTATGCACCGTTTGGGAAAAGGAACGGTAACTTACGTAGGTGTTGATTCAAATGATGGAACATTGGAAAAAGATGTTCTGACTAAACTTTATACCACTCTTAATATTCCGGTTATGGATTTACCTTACGGGATTACAATGGAATATAGAAATGGTTTGGGTATTGTTCTTAATTATTCTGATAAACCGTATGAGTTTCAGTTACCAAAAGGAAGTAAGGTGATTATTGGTGAAACAAACATACCTACAGCCGGCGTTTTGGTCTTTAAGTAA
- a CDS encoding glycoside hydrolase family 28 protein: MAQEKAIPSFKWAGDKKKHDLSWALKVGARTHPNNKVFNVKDYQAVNDGKTICTKQIQNAIDACSSNGGGTVTFESGNYLTGALFIKKGVNLCIGKGVTLMASTDINDYPEFKSRIAGIEMVWPAAVINVLDQKNAAISGEGTLDCQGKVFWDKYWEMRKEYEKQGLRWIVDYDCKRVRGILISNSSDVSLQGIHVMRTGFWAVQVLYSSYCTINGINVNNNIGGHGPSTDGIDIDSSTKILIENCDIDCNDDNICIKSGRDADGLRVNRPTEYVVIRNCITRKGAGLITCGSETSGSIRNILAYNMKAYGTSSALRIKSAMNRGGTVENIYMDNVKADSVGSVLAADLNWNPSYSYSTLPEKYVGKEIPAHWKIMLTPVVPAEKGYPHFKNVYLSNVKAQNAKQFISASGWNSKLKLEHFYLYNIKAEVNEAGTITFTDHFSLKNIKLKVSDKSKVKLKENTNLKTNILYE; this comes from the coding sequence ATGGCTCAGGAAAAAGCAATCCCCTCTTTTAAATGGGCAGGGGATAAAAAAAAACATGATCTTTCCTGGGCTTTGAAAGTGGGAGCAAGAACACACCCCAATAATAAAGTCTTTAATGTGAAAGATTATCAGGCTGTAAACGATGGAAAGACTATATGCACCAAACAAATACAAAATGCAATTGATGCATGTAGCTCCAATGGAGGAGGAACTGTAACTTTTGAATCTGGAAACTACCTGACAGGTGCTCTGTTTATAAAAAAAGGAGTAAACTTGTGCATAGGCAAAGGTGTTACTTTGATGGCAAGTACAGATATTAATGATTATCCGGAATTCAAATCACGGATTGCAGGAATTGAGATGGTTTGGCCTGCAGCAGTGATTAATGTACTTGACCAAAAGAACGCTGCCATCTCAGGAGAAGGAACATTGGACTGTCAGGGAAAAGTATTTTGGGACAAGTATTGGGAAATGCGAAAAGAATATGAGAAACAAGGCCTTCGCTGGATTGTGGATTATGACTGCAAACGAGTAAGAGGTATCTTAATTTCAAACAGTTCGGATGTTTCTCTTCAAGGTATTCATGTCATGAGAACTGGATTCTGGGCTGTTCAGGTATTATACTCCTCATACTGCACTATCAATGGAATAAATGTCAATAATAACATTGGTGGGCATGGTCCAAGTACGGACGGTATTGATATTGATTCTTCCACGAAAATTCTCATCGAGAACTGCGATATTGACTGTAATGATGACAATATTTGCATTAAATCGGGAAGAGATGCTGACGGACTAAGGGTTAACCGCCCCACGGAATATGTGGTTATTCGCAATTGTATTACTCGCAAAGGAGCTGGATTAATTACCTGTGGAAGCGAAACATCCGGTTCCATTCGTAATATTCTGGCGTATAACATGAAAGCATACGGAACGTCTTCTGCTCTTCGTATCAAATCGGCTATGAACAGAGGCGGTACTGTAGAGAATATTTATATGGACAATGTAAAAGCCGATAGCGTGGGTAGTGTGTTGGCTGCCGACTTAAACTGGAATCCAAGCTATAGTTACTCTACTTTGCCTGAGAAATATGTAGGAAAAGAGATTCCCGCACACTGGAAAATTATGCTAACTCCGGTAGTTCCTGCAGAAAAAGGTTACCCGCATTTTAAAAATGTGTATCTTTCGAATGTAAAAGCTCAAAATGCAAAACAATTTATTTCAGCTTCCGGCTGGAACAGCAAATTAAAGCTGGAACACTTTTATCTGTATAATATCAAGGCAGAAGTTAACGAAGCTGGAACAATTACTTTTACTGATCATTTCAGCCTGAAAAACATAAAACTAAAGGTATCTGATAAGAGTAAAGTAAAACTTAAAGAGAATACAAATCTTAAGACAAATATTCTGTATGAATAA
- a CDS encoding glycoside hydrolase family 88 protein, producing the protein MKKRILIPFLLITLTFGQAVAQTLPNRNEILKATTLVNDYFMKKYSDPSTPTFVGKVRPSNIWTRGVYYEGLMELHSILPREDYYEYAYKWADFHKWGLRNGNTTRNADDQCCGQTYIELFRIHPSPEKLKNIKLSIDMVVNTPQNDDWSWIDAIQMGMPVFAKLGNIFKEQKYFDKMWDMYSFSRNKHGQNGLYNPKDGLWWRDKDFVPPYKEPNGEDCYWSRGNGWVYAALVRVMKEIPANEKHRQDYLNDFLAMSKALKNCQREDGFWNCSLHDPNNFGGKETSGTALFVYGMTWGISNGYLDKKEYLPVVTKAWNAMVKDAVHPDGFLGYVQGTGKEPKDGQPTTCDKSPDFEDYGVGCFLLAGSELYKLK; encoded by the coding sequence ATGAAGAAAAGAATACTTATTCCATTTTTACTAATAACTCTGACGTTTGGACAAGCGGTGGCACAGACTCTTCCCAACCGGAATGAGATTTTAAAAGCTACTACGTTAGTTAATGATTATTTCATGAAGAAATACTCTGACCCAAGTACACCTACATTCGTTGGGAAAGTGAGACCTAGTAATATATGGACCCGTGGGGTATATTATGAAGGATTAATGGAATTACATTCAATTTTACCCAGAGAAGATTATTATGAATACGCTTACAAATGGGCTGACTTTCATAAATGGGGATTAAGAAACGGAAACACTACACGTAATGCTGATGATCAGTGCTGCGGACAGACTTACATTGAACTGTTCCGCATACATCCATCACCTGAGAAACTGAAGAATATAAAGTTATCTATTGACATGGTGGTCAATACTCCTCAGAATGATGACTGGTCGTGGATTGATGCTATACAAATGGGTATGCCTGTTTTTGCAAAACTTGGTAATATATTTAAGGAACAGAAGTATTTTGATAAGATGTGGGACATGTATTCATTCTCGCGCAACAAACATGGACAGAATGGTCTATACAATCCTAAAGATGGGTTGTGGTGGCGCGATAAGGATTTTGTGCCTCCTTACAAAGAACCAAACGGAGAAGATTGTTACTGGTCGAGAGGTAACGGATGGGTGTATGCTGCTTTGGTACGGGTTATGAAAGAGATTCCTGCCAACGAGAAGCACCGTCAGGATTATCTGAATGATTTTCTAGCCATGAGTAAAGCGTTGAAAAACTGTCAGCGCGAAGATGGATTCTGGAATTGCAGTCTGCACGATCCTAATAATTTTGGAGGAAAAGAGACTTCGGGTACAGCTTTATTTGTTTATGGCATGACATGGGGAATATCAAACGGATATCTGGATAAGAAAGAATATCTTCCTGTTGTAACAAAGGCATGGAATGCCATGGTTAAAGATGCAGTTCACCCCGACGGATTCCTGGGATACGTTCAGGGAACAGGGAAAGAACCTAAAGATGGCCAGCCTACTACTTGCGATAAATCTCCTGATTTTGAGGATTATGGCGTAGGTTGCTTTCTTTTAGCAGGATCAGAACTTTACAAATTAAAATAA
- a CDS encoding rhamnogalacturonan acetylesterase, whose protein sequence is MRFKLLAIVLLISSFCAAQKKQFKFDFTSEKAPKGYIKIDPSSRYNNEKGYGYDLQPSSAGENKPFYFSVQVPDGNYKVTIRIGSKNKAGITTVRGESRRLFIENLPTKKGKIIEKTFIINKRNAKISENEYVKIKAREKKKLNWDDKLTLEFNGDDALIETITIEKVNNVPTIFLFGDSTVVDQDNEPWASWGQMITRFFDEHVCFANYAESGESANTFIAAGRLKKALTQMKAGDYIFVEFGHNDQKQKGSDKGPYTSYFNSLRTFVTEAKARGAHPVLVTPTQRRSFNEQGKIMDTHGEYPNAMKKLAREENVPLIDLNATTRTLYETWGVEPSTKAFVHYPPNTYPGQTQTLADNTHFNPYGAYEISKCIIEGMKANKLDLVKYLRKDYKPFNPQKPDAFDSFHWNQSPFTEVEKPDGN, encoded by the coding sequence ATGAGATTTAAACTATTAGCTATCGTTCTATTAATAAGCTCTTTTTGTGCTGCACAGAAAAAACAGTTTAAGTTCGATTTTACATCAGAAAAGGCTCCAAAAGGATATATAAAAATAGATCCTTCAAGCAGATATAATAACGAAAAAGGATACGGGTATGATCTCCAACCTTCTTCAGCAGGAGAAAACAAGCCTTTCTATTTTTCTGTTCAAGTTCCAGATGGTAATTATAAAGTGACCATAAGAATTGGATCTAAAAATAAAGCAGGAATAACAACTGTAAGAGGAGAATCACGCCGTCTTTTCATCGAGAACCTCCCTACTAAGAAAGGAAAAATTATTGAAAAAACATTTATTATAAATAAGCGTAATGCTAAGATCAGTGAGAACGAATATGTAAAAATCAAAGCACGGGAAAAGAAGAAGCTCAACTGGGACGATAAACTGACTTTGGAATTTAATGGAGACGATGCTCTTATAGAAACAATCACCATTGAGAAAGTGAATAATGTTCCCACTATTTTCCTTTTCGGAGACTCAACTGTGGTAGATCAGGATAATGAACCTTGGGCAAGCTGGGGACAAATGATTACCCGATTCTTTGACGAGCATGTTTGCTTTGCCAACTATGCAGAATCAGGAGAATCAGCTAACACTTTTATTGCTGCTGGAAGACTTAAGAAAGCTCTGACTCAGATGAAAGCCGGCGATTATATCTTTGTTGAATTTGGCCACAATGACCAGAAACAGAAAGGTTCGGACAAAGGTCCTTACACCTCATACTTTAATAGCCTTCGTACATTTGTGACCGAAGCCAAAGCACGGGGTGCACATCCTGTATTGGTTACTCCAACTCAAAGAAGAAGCTTTAATGAGCAGGGTAAAATAATGGATACTCATGGAGAATATCCTAATGCTATGAAAAAACTGGCTCGTGAAGAGAATGTTCCATTAATTGACCTCAACGCCACGACTCGTACACTTTATGAAACATGGGGAGTGGAACCCTCAACAAAGGCATTTGTGCACTATCCTCCCAATACTTATCCAGGGCAAACACAGACTCTGGCAGACAATACCCATTTTAATCCTTACGGAGCATACGAAATATCCAAATGTATCATTGAAGGGATGAAAGCAAACAAACTGGATCTTGTTAAGTATTTAAGAAAAGATTATAAGCCATTCAATCCTCAGAAACCGGATGCCTTTGATTCTTTTCATTGGAATCAAAGTCCTTTCACTGAAGTAGAGAAACCTGACGGTAATTAA